Proteins encoded by one window of Paenibacillus urinalis:
- a CDS encoding YuzF family protein codes for MTNNNLLSFYDPYVYQTLSTIVGNVVTVQTIRGSVRGLLKNVLPDHIVVESNGTPFFIRTQQIIWVFPG; via the coding sequence GCTTTTATGATCCCTATGTTTATCAGACCTTATCAACGATCGTTGGTAATGTGGTTACTGTTCAAACCATAAGAGGCAGCGTTCGTGGTTTATTGAAAAACGTATTACCAGATCACATTGTTGTCGAATCTAACGGAACTCCCTTTTTTATTCGTACCCAGCAAATTATTTGGGTTTTTCCTGGTTAA